The genome window TTTACTTAATTACTAGAAAATATGGAATACGAGGTGATTCAATCAAGAAAAAGTTATTGTTGTTCACGGGATGCTATCCAAATATACACAACAAACTTGCCGATTCTTGCAAGTAATAATAATTTATATTGACATCGTGTTGTTGCAGTATATAATTTTTATGACTATAAATTTATAAGGAGGTTACAGACAATGCCAAGAGGCTCAATAGAATTAACAAATGCTCGCAAGGACGAAATTATAAATGCATGTGCATCTCTTTATGAGACTATGAGCTTCAAAGACATTACTATTAAGGAAATAGGTGAGCTTACAACTTTTAAGAGAGCGGCGATTTATAATTATTTCCAGACTAAAGAAGAAATTTTCCTTGCATTGCTTCAGCGAGAATATGACCTTTGGGCCGATGAATTAAATTCAATAACTGACAATCACGAGAGAATGACAGCTGATGAAATTGCACACGAGTTAGCTCATTCACTGGAAAAAAGACAACCAATGCTAAAACTTTTTTCGATGAATCATTTTGATATGGAAGCTAATAGTAGGCTTGAAAATCTCACAGAATTTAAGGCAGCTTATGGAAAATCAATTAATGCCGTTGAAAAATGTCTAGAAAAATTTTGTCTTGATATGTCAGGAAAAGACCGTCAAGATTTTATTTATTCCTTTTTCCCGTTTATATATGGAATTTATCCCTATACATTCGTTAGTGAAAAACAGCGTCAGGCAATGGAATCAGCAAATATAAATTATGTTTATCTCTCAATTTATGAAATCACTTATACATGTGTCAAAAAACTTTTAGGAGTTCAGCAATGAATATTGATTTTCATGCTCACCCAATCACAAAAATTTTTCGCGAAAATATCGAACTTCTTAAAATTGATCCGATTGAAGATGACGGATTCCCATTACCTCAATGGACTGTTGAATCTCATCTTGATTTTATGAATAATGCGGGAATTGATTATACTGTCCTGTCAGTCCCTCCGCCTCATGTTCACAATGGGAATGATAAGAAATCATGTGAGGCTGCTAGGAAAATAAATATAGACACGTCA of Synergistaceae bacterium contains these proteins:
- a CDS encoding TetR family transcriptional regulator; this translates as MPRGSIELTNARKDEIINACASLYETMSFKDITIKEIGELTTFKRAAIYNYFQTKEEIFLALLQREYDLWADELNSITDNHERMTADEIAHELAHSLEKRQPMLKLFSMNHFDMEANSRLENLTEFKAAYGKSINAVEKCLEKFCLDMSGKDRQDFIYSFFPFIYGIYPYTFVSEKQRQAMESANINYVYLSIYEITYTCVKKLLGVQQ